One region of Hoeflea sp. 108 genomic DNA includes:
- a CDS encoding type II toxin-antitoxin system antitoxin SocA domain-containing protein, with product MGYDVRAIANYVLDVADGEERGISNLHINKIVYFLHADFLATFERPLVTAKIEAWTHGPVFRELYHQFKTFGEACITSRATYIDPQTGRRMIASCDLANEEAAFLKTIISKYIAMSPGALVAQSHVKNGPWDTTWNHDNRSNPTMKISDGLIREWYQKTAKH from the coding sequence ATGGGCTATGATGTTAGGGCGATTGCTAACTACGTGCTTGATGTTGCGGATGGCGAAGAGCGGGGGATTTCCAACCTTCACATCAACAAGATCGTCTACTTTCTGCATGCAGATTTTCTGGCTACCTTCGAGCGCCCACTCGTAACTGCGAAAATCGAGGCTTGGACCCATGGCCCTGTCTTTCGCGAGTTGTATCATCAGTTCAAGACGTTCGGAGAAGCCTGCATTACTTCTCGGGCGACATACATCGATCCACAAACAGGACGACGCATGATCGCATCATGCGACCTCGCTAACGAAGAAGCGGCTTTTCTCAAAACTATCATCTCCAAGTATATTGCGATGTCTCCTGGCGCGCTCGTGGCACAGTCACATGTGAAAAATGGGCCGTGGGATACGACTTGGAATCATGACAATCGATCCAATCCCACGATGAAAATCTCTGATGGTCTCATTCGGGAGTGGTATCAGAAGACGGCGAAACACTAA
- a CDS encoding DUF262 domain-containing protein, with protein MEARTKTIEGWLSMIGQGQLALPRFQRHEAWKADQIEGVLENILRVPSLPIGALLTLEIGDEELFHSRPIVGAPALSGRPQMHLLDGQQRMTAIWRSLNDSYDELSIFVELGDDDNEPEVEIKKRWERNGVRYPVWLDSAEQVLAAKLVPIHILCPGSAGEKRMLDWCEAAKADRATERRITNLRARVAAYPTPFLSLPVETAQETALDVFIRMNTSASPLKDFDIVVAQLEGAVGNSLHTMVDELRQSVPATQDFGRIEDLALAVGALLLGKPPLKKTYLEKDFGEGLASVWPEVCFGIERGIGFLRDEAIFAEKLLPTEVAVYLVSALWARVPQHGHDVEGRARTLIRKALWRASFTDRYLKTAATRGYSDHIRLAALIANRDATEQPELFDEVANPLPSPEELARAGWPGRRDRLSRAILAVSLHRGGYDFADGAKANADNIGRREYHHLFPVGVLGVERDSPYASRALNCALITWRTNRKIAAKTPKNYLEARAADAHLGEAEVRSRLESHMVPYDALIAGDYDAFIGARAQRVHGAMMRLCRGETLDQAQPTIGAIGASGSR; from the coding sequence ATGGAAGCACGCACCAAGACAATCGAAGGCTGGCTGTCGATGATCGGACAAGGCCAGCTTGCTCTACCCCGGTTTCAACGGCATGAGGCGTGGAAGGCGGACCAGATCGAAGGCGTGCTGGAGAACATCTTGCGCGTGCCGTCACTGCCCATCGGGGCTCTGCTGACGCTTGAGATCGGCGACGAGGAACTGTTTCATTCCCGGCCAATCGTCGGCGCTCCTGCACTCAGCGGAAGACCCCAGATGCATCTGCTCGACGGCCAGCAGCGAATGACCGCGATCTGGCGCTCCCTGAATGACAGCTACGATGAACTGTCGATCTTTGTCGAGTTAGGTGACGACGACAACGAACCGGAAGTCGAGATCAAAAAACGCTGGGAGCGAAACGGGGTCCGCTATCCGGTTTGGCTCGACAGCGCGGAACAGGTGCTGGCCGCTAAGCTCGTCCCGATTCACATTCTTTGCCCCGGATCAGCGGGTGAGAAGCGAATGCTCGATTGGTGCGAAGCAGCCAAAGCAGACCGCGCGACCGAGCGGCGTATAACCAATCTCCGCGCCCGCGTTGCTGCCTATCCGACACCGTTTCTATCGCTGCCTGTCGAGACGGCGCAAGAAACCGCGCTGGACGTGTTTATTCGCATGAACACATCGGCCTCGCCGCTCAAGGATTTCGACATCGTGGTGGCGCAGCTCGAAGGGGCTGTCGGCAATTCACTGCACACGATGGTCGACGAACTTCGGCAATCGGTGCCCGCGACACAGGATTTCGGGCGCATAGAGGATTTGGCGCTGGCCGTCGGCGCACTGCTGCTCGGCAAGCCGCCGCTCAAGAAGACGTATCTGGAAAAGGATTTTGGCGAGGGGCTGGCGAGCGTATGGCCGGAGGTCTGTTTCGGCATCGAGCGGGGCATCGGCTTCCTTCGCGACGAAGCCATTTTCGCGGAAAAGCTGCTGCCGACCGAGGTCGCCGTCTATCTAGTTTCGGCGCTATGGGCGCGAGTGCCGCAGCATGGGCACGATGTCGAAGGACGGGCGCGGACCCTGATCCGCAAGGCGCTGTGGCGAGCTAGCTTCACAGATCGGTATCTGAAAACCGCGGCGACCCGTGGCTATTCAGACCATATCCGGCTGGCGGCGTTGATCGCCAATCGTGATGCAACCGAACAGCCCGAACTGTTCGATGAAGTCGCTAACCCCTTGCCGTCGCCGGAAGAGCTCGCCCGTGCGGGCTGGCCTGGTCGGCGTGATCGACTGTCGCGTGCGATCCTTGCGGTGTCGCTGCACCGAGGCGGCTACGATTTCGCCGATGGCGCGAAGGCGAATGCCGACAACATCGGGCGGCGCGAATACCACCACCTGTTCCCGGTCGGCGTGCTGGGCGTCGAGCGAGACAGTCCCTATGCGAGCCGCGCCCTGAACTGTGCATTGATCACTTGGCGAACCAACCGCAAGATCGCAGCAAAGACGCCGAAAAACTATCTCGAAGCACGCGCCGCCGATGCGCATCTTGGCGAGGCGGAGGTTAGAAGTCGGCTCGAAAGCCATATGGTGCCTTACGACGCGCTGATCGCTGGCGACTATGACGCCTTCATCGGAGCACGAGCGCAGCGCGTTCATGGCGCGATGATGCGCCTGTGCCGTGGAGAAACGTTGGATCAAGCACAGCCGACAATAGGTGCTATCGGCGCGAGCGGTAGCCGCTGA
- a CDS encoding DNA methyltransferase produces the protein MGESLINSEKLETLIAEAKASGGSELANYQLFILGLCEALGLDRPAMAQEQNDRNDYVFERRVDFKHPDGSRSAGRIDCYRRGCFILEAKQSGKRQAVKFDPDQLALIPEDATQRKQGQAKRSTRGWDQVMLAARKQAEDYARALPVEHGYPPFLLVVDVGHVIEVYADFSGQGKNYAHFPDRQSYRVDMDDLRDEKVQARLRAIWTDPLSLDPTRISAEVTRDIAERLAKIAKRLEGKHDAKDVAEFLMRCLFTMFAEDVKLIPEKGFHKLLGQMKDTPEHFVAALESLWSVMDGGGYAPHLNATLKKFNGSLFKKRAALPLDRDDINELWIAAGKDWSDVEPAIFGTLLERALNPRERSKLGAHYTPRAYVERLVVPTIIEPLRADWELVQGQVKELRDRDDNAGALAAVKAYHHKLCTTRVLDPACGTGNFLYVSLELMKRLEGEVLEALDDLGEDQARFAMEGETVSPRQFYGLELNPRAVPIADLVLWIGYLKWQLKTAGLASITEPILHAYGTIRQQDAVIEYDRQELLLDAQGRPLSRWDGVTKKLHSITGEEVPDPDAQMPLYSYVNPKRAPWPEVEFIVGNPPFIGGKDMRAELGNGYAEACWAARPNLPGGADFVMHFWDEAATRLLRKPGEGQTNPLRRFGFITTNSITQTFSRRVIERHMAAKEPLSLVFAVPNHPWLKASDKAAVRIAMTVAQKGEHEGVLAEVVSEAGLNTDTPQIVLEAREGKVRGNLTIGADLSAARSLVSNSYMGHKGMMPYGKGFWIKPRLAEELRQEGSETHPHRIRPYLNGSDLTRRARGVFAIDFLGLSVDQARSWFPRAYSHLYEHVRPERLTNNRKARREKWWLFAEPALDLRDAVSTLPKFIATTETARHRTFSFVAADMLADQKIRVISSDRTEILAVLSSRVHVGFAIAKGGRQGVGDDPVYQHTQTFSPFPFPLALDSKLAESDPMYAQQERLRALGERLNTFRKDRLAEHIFLTMTGLYNALERLRELENGCDVLPLTDAERDVHQAGLVSVLKEIHDDIDRAVLIAYGWDDLIPELVGKPGATLPSAHKTEAQERAEEDLLSRLVALNQERAAEEKKGVVQWLRPDYQIPKLGVKAPKAEGEHVGTLDIELPATAERTKWPSDGLEQIRLVRDLLAKAPAPTQPDAIAGVFDGRNTAKRRVRIAEVLETLVATGLARTGEHEGQRRYFLPR, from the coding sequence ATGGGGGAAAGTCTGATAAATTCAGAGAAGCTTGAAACACTGATCGCCGAGGCAAAGGCGTCCGGTGGATCGGAACTGGCCAACTATCAGTTGTTCATCCTCGGGCTGTGCGAGGCGCTGGGGCTGGACCGTCCTGCGATGGCGCAGGAGCAGAATGACCGCAACGATTACGTGTTCGAGAGGCGGGTGGACTTCAAGCACCCTGACGGTTCCCGGTCAGCGGGCCGCATCGACTGCTATCGTCGTGGCTGCTTCATCCTCGAAGCCAAGCAGTCCGGCAAACGGCAGGCCGTCAAGTTCGATCCCGACCAGCTTGCCCTGATCCCCGAGGATGCGACGCAGCGCAAGCAGGGGCAGGCGAAGCGCAGCACGCGAGGCTGGGATCAGGTCATGCTGGCCGCTCGCAAGCAGGCAGAAGACTATGCCCGCGCCCTTCCGGTCGAGCATGGCTATCCGCCGTTCCTGCTCGTGGTCGATGTCGGTCATGTGATCGAGGTCTATGCCGACTTCTCCGGGCAGGGAAAGAACTACGCGCATTTTCCCGACCGTCAATCCTATCGCGTCGACATGGACGATCTTCGTGACGAGAAGGTGCAGGCGCGCCTGCGTGCCATCTGGACCGATCCGCTGTCGCTCGACCCAACGCGCATTTCAGCCGAGGTCACGCGCGACATCGCCGAGCGGCTGGCCAAGATCGCGAAACGACTTGAAGGCAAGCACGACGCTAAGGACGTGGCCGAGTTCCTGATGCGGTGCCTGTTCACGATGTTCGCCGAAGACGTGAAGCTCATCCCGGAGAAGGGTTTTCACAAATTGCTCGGGCAGATGAAAGACACGCCCGAACATTTTGTCGCCGCGCTGGAAAGCCTTTGGAGCGTCATGGACGGTGGCGGTTACGCGCCGCACCTGAACGCGACCTTGAAGAAGTTCAACGGCTCCCTGTTCAAGAAGCGGGCGGCCCTCCCCCTCGACCGCGACGACATCAACGAGCTGTGGATCGCGGCGGGCAAGGATTGGTCCGATGTTGAGCCGGCTATCTTCGGAACCTTGCTGGAGCGGGCGCTGAACCCTCGCGAACGCTCGAAGCTCGGTGCGCACTATACGCCTCGTGCCTATGTTGAGCGGCTGGTTGTGCCGACGATCATCGAGCCTCTCCGCGCCGATTGGGAGCTTGTTCAGGGACAGGTCAAGGAGTTGCGCGACAGGGACGATAATGCCGGAGCGCTCGCCGCCGTTAAGGCATACCATCACAAACTCTGCACCACGCGGGTGCTAGACCCCGCCTGCGGCACCGGCAACTTCCTCTATGTCAGCCTCGAATTGATGAAGCGTCTTGAGGGCGAGGTCCTGGAGGCTCTGGACGATCTTGGCGAGGATCAGGCCCGGTTCGCGATGGAAGGCGAGACCGTCAGCCCCCGACAGTTCTACGGACTAGAGTTGAACCCGCGCGCCGTTCCCATCGCCGACCTCGTGCTGTGGATCGGCTATCTCAAGTGGCAGCTCAAGACCGCGGGCCTCGCCTCGATTACGGAGCCGATCCTGCACGCCTACGGCACGATCAGGCAGCAGGACGCGGTAATCGAATATGACCGACAGGAGTTGTTACTGGATGCTCAGGGACGACCGTTGTCGCGCTGGGATGGGGTAACGAAGAAGCTCCACTCGATCACCGGGGAGGAAGTGCCTGATCCCGACGCGCAGATGCCCCTCTACTCCTATGTGAACCCCAAGCGTGCGCCGTGGCCCGAGGTCGAGTTCATCGTCGGCAATCCACCGTTCATCGGTGGCAAGGACATGCGGGCCGAGTTGGGAAACGGCTATGCGGAAGCGTGCTGGGCAGCGCGTCCCAACCTTCCGGGTGGAGCCGACTTCGTCATGCACTTCTGGGATGAGGCCGCGACCAGACTGCTGCGGAAGCCGGGGGAGGGGCAAACGAACCCGCTGAGGCGCTTCGGGTTCATCACCACCAATTCGATAACGCAGACCTTCTCCCGGCGTGTCATCGAGCGTCACATGGCTGCCAAGGAGCCGCTGTCGCTCGTGTTCGCCGTCCCCAACCATCCATGGCTCAAGGCATCCGACAAGGCTGCCGTGCGCATTGCCATGACGGTGGCACAGAAGGGGGAGCACGAGGGTGTTCTGGCCGAGGTCGTCTCCGAGGCTGGGCTGAACACTGACACACCCCAGATCGTGCTGGAAGCGCGTGAGGGTAAGGTCCGCGGGAATCTTACGATCGGTGCCGACTTGTCCGCTGCCCGGTCGCTGGTCTCTAACTCCTATATGGGCCATAAGGGAATGATGCCTTACGGCAAGGGCTTTTGGATCAAACCAAGGCTTGCAGAGGAACTTCGACAAGAAGGTAGTGAAACGCATCCCCATCGCATCCGACCCTATCTCAATGGATCAGACCTGACACGTCGAGCGCGTGGCGTGTTTGCCATCGACTTCCTAGGTCTCTCTGTAGACCAAGCTCGGAGTTGGTTTCCGCGCGCATACTCGCATCTCTACGAGCACGTTCGGCCCGAGCGGTTAACGAACAATCGAAAAGCTCGCCGCGAGAAATGGTGGTTGTTTGCCGAGCCTGCGCTGGACCTCCGCGATGCAGTTAGCACCCTCCCAAAGTTTATCGCGACAACGGAAACAGCAAGGCATCGAACGTTTTCGTTTGTCGCGGCTGACATGCTAGCTGATCAGAAGATAAGGGTCATTTCCTCGGACCGAACAGAAATACTAGCTGTGCTAAGCTCTCGTGTTCACGTGGGTTTCGCGATTGCCAAGGGCGGGAGGCAGGGTGTCGGCGACGATCCCGTTTATCAACATACTCAAACGTTCAGCCCGTTCCCATTTCCTCTGGCTCTCGATTCGAAACTCGCTGAGAGCGATCCAATGTATGCACAACAAGAACGTCTGCGCGCGCTAGGCGAGCGGCTCAATACCTTCCGCAAAGATCGGCTGGCCGAGCATATCTTCCTGACTATGACCGGTCTCTACAACGCGCTGGAGCGGCTCAGGGAACTGGAGAACGGCTGCGACGTGCTGCCGCTCACCGACGCCGAGCGCGACGTGCATCAGGCCGGGCTGGTCTCCGTCCTCAAGGAAATCCATGACGACATCGACCGTGCCGTGCTCATCGCCTATGGCTGGGACGATCTGATCCCCGAACTGGTCGGTAAGCCCGGCGCGACGCTGCCGTCGGCGCACAAGACAGAAGCCCAGGAGAGAGCCGAGGAAGACCTTCTGTCGCGGCTGGTCGCGCTTAATCAGGAGCGGGCGGCAGAGGAGAAGAAGGGCGTCGTGCAGTGGCTGCGGCCCGACTACCAGATACCGAAACTGGGCGTGAAGGCACCGAAGGCCGAGGGCGAGCATGTCGGCACACTCGACATTGAACTGCCCGCGACCGCCGAGCGTACGAAATGGCCGTCTGATGGTCTGGAGCAGATCAGGCTGGTCCGCGACCTGCTCGCCAAGGCCCCGGCTCCGACACAACCCGATGCTATCGCGGGCGTGTTCGACGGTCGCAACACCGCCAAGCGGCGGGTTCGCATCGCCGAGGTTCTAGAGACGCTGGTCGCCACCGGTCTTGCCCGCACCGGTGAGCATGAGGGTCAGCGGCGATACTTTCTGCCGCGATAG
- a CDS encoding ATP-binding protein, protein MTSVLSRFLIRQAKRAARDAVIQKAILVGFFEVSGTAINGRDLQLLARRGDQTLTVRKMRNLLRETELDHSGKYRIDEFDDAPTTDQSLYLERSEIERRKIWSATNSKTRRLLLRLTEALSPAHLAVIFLLERALQRPDFSARQLLEIFKKDQPIIAIACKALEFNRILQQLFEEGLLFGKMAKFADGYALNGPKEQPTFARFPITDWKIILFCRHQRRSETSSEIGYALMTGYPVFALSETRDQLPEELGAAAHLILDCGQLDYDIIRRVARIATNVELPDLDEPLDLSALPLSDMAIAIRPDLSARQMSDTILDIIFFKKQRQAERDSSSDKQRDAAREQKAKKGKATGSDIIMPAKSEDRPLLGIFADDLSMLSGYGKAKEWGLDLKIDLEHYTERRISWRDVLSKVLLVGPPGTGKTMFARALSNTLQIPLVATSAATWLQRGHLGDVLERMSGAFEEARDLAPCILFIDEIDGLGHRHTRGEYSDYWNNVINRALELLDGIAKTEGVIVLGATNRLDSIDAALLRSGRLEKRFDIPLPDIEALAGIFRTHLGLDIVNVVMSALPVLSANGRKGGDVLDDLNSSLQPSHSWLN, encoded by the coding sequence ATGACATCCGTACTTTCAAGGTTCCTTATCCGACAGGCGAAACGCGCCGCGCGGGATGCCGTTATTCAAAAAGCCATCTTGGTCGGCTTCTTCGAAGTGTCCGGGACGGCCATTAATGGTCGAGATTTACAACTTCTTGCTCGGCGGGGTGACCAGACGCTCACCGTCAGAAAAATGAGGAACCTGCTTCGTGAAACCGAGCTGGACCACTCAGGTAAATACCGTATCGATGAATTTGATGATGCCCCGACCACAGATCAGTCGCTATATCTGGAAAGGTCTGAGATCGAGCGGCGAAAAATCTGGTCGGCCACAAATTCGAAAACACGTCGCCTTCTTCTCAGGCTGACCGAAGCTCTCAGTCCAGCCCATTTGGCGGTGATATTTCTACTGGAGCGCGCTCTGCAGCGACCCGATTTCTCGGCAAGGCAATTGCTCGAAATCTTTAAAAAGGACCAGCCGATCATCGCGATAGCCTGCAAGGCACTGGAGTTTAACAGGATTCTCCAGCAGCTGTTTGAAGAAGGTCTGCTGTTCGGGAAAATGGCGAAGTTCGCCGATGGCTATGCACTTAACGGCCCGAAGGAGCAGCCCACCTTCGCCAGGTTCCCGATCACCGACTGGAAGATCATCCTGTTTTGCCGTCACCAAAGGCGTTCCGAAACATCGTCTGAGATCGGGTATGCCCTGATGACAGGATATCCGGTTTTTGCATTGTCTGAGACGCGAGACCAACTTCCGGAAGAACTGGGCGCTGCGGCGCATTTGATATTGGACTGCGGTCAATTGGATTATGACATCATCAGGCGGGTAGCCCGGATCGCGACCAACGTTGAACTGCCTGACCTCGACGAGCCTCTCGATCTCTCGGCTCTGCCCTTGTCGGACATGGCGATAGCGATCAGGCCCGATCTGTCCGCAAGACAGATGAGCGACACCATCTTGGATATCATCTTCTTCAAGAAGCAGCGACAGGCCGAACGGGACAGTTCAAGCGACAAACAGAGAGATGCGGCTCGGGAACAAAAAGCGAAGAAAGGCAAGGCCACTGGGAGCGACATAATCATGCCCGCCAAGTCGGAAGATCGGCCGCTATTGGGGATCTTTGCAGACGATTTGTCGATGCTGAGCGGTTATGGCAAAGCAAAAGAATGGGGTCTTGATCTGAAGATCGACCTCGAACACTACACGGAACGTCGAATCTCGTGGCGTGATGTGCTGAGTAAGGTCCTGCTCGTTGGCCCGCCCGGGACGGGCAAAACAATGTTCGCCAGGGCTTTGTCGAACACTTTGCAAATCCCGTTAGTGGCCACTTCTGCAGCCACATGGCTCCAGCGCGGTCATCTGGGTGATGTGCTCGAAAGGATGTCCGGCGCTTTCGAAGAAGCTCGCGATCTTGCACCCTGCATACTTTTCATAGACGAGATTGACGGGCTCGGACATCGGCACACGCGCGGTGAATACAGCGATTATTGGAACAACGTGATCAATAGGGCTTTGGAGCTTCTGGACGGCATCGCCAAAACAGAAGGTGTCATCGTGCTGGGGGCAACAAATCGCCTAGACAGTATTGATGCGGCTTTGCTGCGCTCAGGCCGATTGGAGAAGCGGTTCGATATCCCACTTCCAGATATTGAAGCCCTTGCTGGCATTTTCCGAACCCACCTCGGCCTGGATATTGTAAACGTTGTCATGTCAGCCCTTCCAGTCCTGTCGGCAAATGGGAGGAAAGGCGGTGATGTGCTCGACGATTTAAACTCATCGCTGCAGCCTTCCCATTCATGGCTGAATTGA
- a CDS encoding DUF6634 family protein, producing the protein MLLFGKESDERHRALMKYEAERLSALATDLGEIAKRETLASSDALFPNEAPVLEFWSIGYRRVPCLAGLSSGHPVLYGDQREIITSDLVAFSEVLGWARTRSRWYRLGQRELTRSSN; encoded by the coding sequence ATGCTTCTGTTTGGCAAGGAGAGCGATGAGCGGCATAGAGCTTTGATGAAATATGAAGCGGAACGACTGTCCGCTTTGGCTACAGATTTGGGAGAGATTGCCAAGCGAGAAACCCTCGCATCCTCAGACGCACTTTTTCCCAACGAGGCACCAGTTCTTGAATTCTGGAGCATTGGTTATCGGCGAGTACCTTGTCTGGCGGGCCTCTCATCTGGCCATCCGGTTCTGTATGGCGACCAACGTGAAATCATAACTTCCGATTTGGTTGCCTTCAGCGAAGTACTCGGCTGGGCGCGTACGCGGTCGAGATGGTATCGGCTGGGTCAACGAGAGCTTACACGGTCCTCCAATTGA
- a CDS encoding AAA family ATPase: MLTHIRKLKNFGVFGDYAAAADFPAFGRYNVVYGENGSGKTTLSRLLGCLEQGESSDHPDLEFTVESHSGQLTKGTRYGRRIRVFNSDFIEGNIGRFDGPIRHILILGEENKAIAEELKAEIITRDDRVRRIQANNIAVTKLLNDKGKLFSSIAKTIGEATSGSTLRSYRKPDAEAAFAKVSDAKVLSDDEYEAHRGTVRQEQMPEISPLTVPRGPEGSAEKPINVLQAISGAADRAKMLTIRSAQSAVIARLAENADIARWVEEGVGIHATHATGRCEFCDQLIPHERLMSLADHFSVEDQTLKEEIEAERLELSAIVDALNRLGMPEQLAFYSELRGDYDFALKAVEAELTTLKLQLEKVDAVLTEKLLFRTKAYESEVDCDTAPLTVALSVVKTLITRHNNKTTGFDEAKRAARDAIEAHHLLSIKHDVEELTAKAAKLNAESELWQNGGDGLADKRGIDALSQSITNNQAKISNAHAGGANLTDLLKQFLGRTELRFESGDEGYRVLRREKPAKRLSEGEKTAIAFIYFLVQLKDQDFDLSEGVVVIDDPISSLDASAIYQAFAFLKNEAQGAKQLFILTHNFEFLKLVMNWLKNVRGQGMTKSYSMVLCNETTAGRFARLAPLDKLLIDHATEYHYLFKVLHTFKSDGTILGSYHVPNIARKVLETSLDFHVPSSKSLYQKLDEVDFDPLKKTAIYKFANDLSHHTGKSFDPALVAEAQKNTNYLLEMIKSVAPLHYEGLRQLSEP, from the coding sequence ATGCTTACTCACATCAGGAAACTGAAGAATTTCGGCGTATTTGGTGACTACGCAGCTGCCGCCGATTTTCCTGCCTTTGGCCGCTACAATGTGGTTTATGGCGAGAACGGCTCCGGTAAGACAACACTCTCGCGGCTTCTTGGCTGCTTGGAGCAGGGTGAGAGTTCCGATCATCCTGACCTTGAGTTTACCGTCGAATCCCACTCTGGTCAGCTCACTAAGGGTACTAGGTACGGACGGCGGATACGCGTCTTCAACAGCGACTTCATCGAGGGAAACATCGGCCGTTTCGACGGGCCGATCCGACACATTCTCATTCTCGGCGAAGAGAACAAGGCCATCGCCGAGGAGCTGAAGGCGGAGATCATCACTCGTGATGATAGGGTGAGGCGTATCCAGGCCAATAACATAGCTGTTACCAAACTTTTGAATGACAAAGGCAAGCTGTTTTCCTCCATCGCCAAGACCATCGGCGAGGCGACGAGCGGCTCTACCCTTCGAAGTTATCGCAAGCCCGACGCTGAGGCCGCTTTTGCCAAAGTCAGCGATGCCAAGGTTCTATCCGACGACGAATACGAGGCTCACCGTGGCACTGTTCGTCAGGAACAAATGCCCGAAATCAGTCCGCTTACCGTCCCTCGTGGGCCGGAAGGTTCGGCCGAGAAACCTATCAACGTTCTGCAGGCTATCTCGGGAGCAGCTGATCGCGCCAAAATGCTGACGATTCGTTCGGCGCAATCTGCCGTGATTGCCCGCCTTGCCGAGAACGCCGACATAGCTCGTTGGGTAGAGGAAGGCGTTGGCATCCATGCCACACATGCGACTGGCCGCTGTGAATTCTGTGACCAGCTAATTCCCCACGAACGTCTCATGTCCCTCGCCGACCATTTCAGCGTCGAAGATCAAACGCTGAAGGAGGAAATCGAAGCAGAGCGCCTCGAACTTAGTGCGATTGTCGATGCGCTTAATCGGCTGGGCATGCCAGAACAGCTGGCATTCTATTCCGAGCTTCGAGGCGACTACGATTTCGCTTTGAAGGCGGTTGAAGCCGAGCTTACGACTCTCAAGCTTCAACTTGAGAAGGTCGATGCGGTTCTCACCGAAAAGCTCCTCTTTCGGACCAAGGCCTATGAGTCGGAAGTCGATTGCGACACTGCCCCACTGACGGTCGCACTTAGCGTAGTCAAAACGCTCATCACGCGTCATAACAATAAAACGACGGGCTTCGACGAAGCAAAACGCGCCGCTCGGGATGCCATCGAGGCGCATCATCTCCTGTCGATCAAGCATGACGTCGAAGAGCTGACTGCCAAGGCGGCAAAGCTGAACGCCGAAAGCGAACTGTGGCAGAACGGCGGTGACGGCCTTGCGGACAAGCGTGGGATAGATGCCCTGTCGCAATCGATTACTAACAATCAAGCCAAAATCTCGAACGCTCATGCAGGTGGAGCGAACCTGACTGACCTTTTAAAGCAGTTTCTCGGTAGGACGGAGCTACGCTTTGAATCCGGCGATGAGGGATACCGCGTTCTCCGGCGCGAAAAACCCGCCAAGCGCCTTAGCGAAGGCGAAAAAACTGCCATCGCATTCATCTACTTCCTCGTGCAGCTCAAAGATCAGGATTTTGACCTTAGTGAAGGCGTCGTAGTTATAGACGATCCGATCTCCAGTCTTGACGCTTCCGCTATCTATCAAGCCTTCGCGTTCCTCAAGAACGAAGCCCAAGGCGCGAAGCAGCTATTCATTCTTACCCACAATTTCGAGTTCCTGAAGTTAGTGATGAACTGGCTTAAGAATGTACGCGGCCAAGGGATGACGAAATCTTACTCGATGGTCCTTTGCAACGAGACAACGGCGGGCCGATTTGCGCGGCTCGCCCCCCTCGACAAGCTCCTGATCGATCATGCTACCGAGTATCACTATCTATTCAAAGTGCTCCATACGTTCAAGTCAGACGGCACAATTTTGGGTTCCTATCACGTTCCAAACATAGCTCGTAAGGTGCTTGAAACCTCCCTGGACTTTCACGTCCCCTCAAGTAAGAGTCTCTATCAAAAGCTGGATGAAGTCGATTTCGACCCCCTTAAAAAAACGGCTATCTATAAGTTTGCGAACGACCTTTCGCACCATACAGGAAAGAGCTTTGATCCAGCGCTTGTCGCCGAGGCGCAGAAAAACACCAACTATCTCCTTGAAATGATCAAGTCTGTCGCTCCACTTCACTACGAAGGCTTGCGCCAGCTTTCAGAGCCGTAA